Proteins encoded in a region of the Panicum hallii strain FIL2 chromosome 3, PHallii_v3.1, whole genome shotgun sequence genome:
- the LOC112886723 gene encoding ABC transporter G family member 23: protein MEDEGSSELYLLSRFAPSSSSSGQLRGRERAMDHQDLSAELDPALLMSASTSSSSPPDSASPSFSFSHLSPPHYTLAVSNLSCPAPRRRSSILPSFLPSCFSISPATDVGGSGEGLLKSVSFTASSSNILAVVGPSGAGKSTLLRILSGRGTGSEIAKPGTVSLNGHAVTSRAQLRRLCGFVTQDDNLLPLLTVRETILFAARFRLRAATTARERLDRVEALMQELGLSEVADSYVGGGDGCGATAARGVSGGERKRVSIAVDIVHDPPVLLLDEPTSGLDSRSAVDVLALLHEVSRARRQVVVLSIHQPSYRMLGYISSLLLLSRGAVAHSGTLKSLEDALARLGNKIPMQLNPLELAMEVTGELEEDHRRARFPALAAQHGDHHDDEDAMSLLNSSARLDVPDRGYCSRVTEVSALTVRCWRTMYRTRELFAARAAQAVVGGLGLGSVYFRLSPDNPDGVALRLGLFAFTLSFLLSSTVEALPILLHERRVLMREASRRAYRLSSYVVANALVFAPCLLAVSLLFSGPLYWLAGLRAAPLGAFAFFVLAVWLIVLMASSLVLFLSAVSPDFVLGNALICVFLGVFFLFSGYFIPRGSIPRYWAFMYYVSMYRYPLDLLLINEYGGGARGRCVAWVGGNGGVCLRTGADVLRDRGIDEGMKWVNVGVMLGFFLLYRVMCWAVLVRRASKTTL, encoded by the coding sequence ATGGAAGACGAAGGCAGCAGCGAGCTATATCTGCTGAGCCGCTTCGcgccatcatcgtcgtcgtcgggTCAGCTGAGGGGCAGAGAGAGGGCCATGGATCACCAGGACCTGTCGGCGGAGCTGGACCCGGCGCTGCTCATGTCCGCGTCCAcgtcctcctcgtcgccgccggaCTCCGCTTCGccctccttctccttctcccaCCTGTCCCCGCCCCACTACACCCTCGCCGTCAGCAACCTCTCCtgccccgcgcctcgccgccgctcctccatcCTGCCGTCCTTCTTGCCCTCCTGCTTCTCCATCTCCCCGGCCACCGATgtcggcggcagcggcgagggGTTGCTGAAGTCCGTGTCCTTCACCGCCTCCAGCTCCAACATCCTCGCCGTGGTGGGCCCCAGCGGCGCCGGCAAGTCGACGCTGCTCCGCATCCTGTCCGGCCGCGGCACGGGGTCCGAGATCGCCAAGCCGGGGACGGTGTCGCTCAACGGCCACGCCGTCACCTCCCGCGCGCAGCTGCGGCGGCTGTGCGGGTTCGTCACGCAGGACGACAACCTGCTCCCGCTGCTCACCGTCCGGGAGACCATCCTCTTTGCCGCGCGGTTCAGGCTccgcgccgccaccaccgcGCGGGAGCGCCTCGACCGCGTGGAGGCGCTGATGCAGGAGCTGGGCCTGTCCGAGGTAGCCGACAGCTAcgtcggcggcggggacggctgcggggcgacggcggcccgCGGCGTGTCTGGCGGCGAGCGGAAGCGGGTGTCAATCGCGGTGGACATCGTGCACGACCCGCCGGTGCTGCTGTTGGACGAGCCCACGTCGGGTCTGGACAGCCGGTCGGCCGTGGACGTGCTCGCGCTGCTGCACGAGGTGTCCCGCGCGCGGCGGCAGGTGGTGGTGCTCAGCATCCAccagcccagctaccgcatgcTCGGCTACATCTCCTCGCTGCTGCTCCTCTCCCGCGGCGCCGTCGCGCACTCCGGCACGCTCAAGTCGCTCGAGGACGCGCTGGCGCGGCTGGGCAACAAGATCCCCATGCAACTCAACCCGCTGGAGCTCGCCATGGAGgtcaccggcgagctcgaggaGGACCACCGCCGCGCCCGGTTCCCCGCGCTCGCCGCGCAGCACGGCGATCACCACGACGACGAGGATGCGATGAGCCTCCTCAACAGCAGCGCCCGGCTCGACGTCCCCGACCGTGGCTACTGCAGCCGCGTCACGGAGGTCTCGGCGCTGACCGTGCGCTGCTGGCGCACCATGTACCGCACGCGGGAGCTCTTCGCGGCGCGCGCCGCGCAGGCCGTGGTGGGCGGGCTCGGCCTCGGCAGCGTCTACTTCCGGCTCAGCCCCGACAACCCGGACGGCGTGGCGCTCCGGCTGGGCCTCTTCGCCTTCACCCTgtccttcctcctctcctccaccGTGGAGGCCCTGCCCATCCTCCTCCACGAGCGCCGCGTGCTGATGCGGGAGGCCTCGCGCCGCGCCTACCGCCTCTCCTCCTACGTGGTGGCCAACGCGCTGGTCTTCGCGCCGTGCCTCCTCGCCGTGTCTCTCCTCTTCTCGGGGCCCCTCTACTGGCTGGCGGGCCTCCGCGCGGCGCCGCTCGGGGCCTTCGCCTTCTTCGTGCTCGCCGTCTGGCTCATCGTGCTGATGGCCAGCTCCCTGGTGCTCTTCCTCAGCGCCGTGTCGCCGGACTTCGTGCTGGGCAACGCCCTCATCTGCGTGTTCCTGGgcgtcttcttcctcttctccggCTACTTCATTCCCAGGGGCAGCATCCCGAGGTACTGGGCGTTCATGTACTACGTGTCCATGTACAGGTACCCGCTGGACCTGCTGCTCATCAACGAGTACGGGGGCGGCGCGAGGGGCAGGTGCGTGGCGTGGGTGGGGGGGAACGGCGGCGTGTGCTTGCGGACCGGGGCCGACGTGCTCAGGGACAGGGGCATCGACGAGGGGATGAAGTGGGTCAACGTCGGGGTCATGCTGGGGTTCTTCCTGCTgtacagggtcatgtgctgggCCGTGCTCGTCAGGAGGGCCTCCAAGACCACCCTGTGA
- the LOC112887543 gene encoding loricrin-like, producing MYAGGESRPNGAGGGGGGDALRWRRQPGTSSSAAAAAGASSSSSGRGEEGGEEHRGGGKQGRRKKQGRREAVARAIRGGLPAAAVSCWGGGGGGSGSGGVSMVQETCGRRAGRRSSRRERAPADGDADGGSDPGTATAGPPAAAWCCMCPGGDCSLEPNPSANGKEDPGLRSLLERNDFFSADCNPHADVAPVADASSP from the coding sequence ATGTATGCGGGCGGGGAGAGCCGGCCCAATGGTGCGGGCGGGGGTGGAGGGGGAGACGCGCTGCGGTGGCGGAGGCAGCCCGGCACGtcctcctcggcggcggcggcggcaggcgcgtcgtcctcttcgtccggcaggggagaggagggaggggaggagcACCGGGGAGGCGGGAAGCAGGGCAGGCGCAAGAAGCAGGGGAGGCGCGAAGCGGTGGCCAGGGCGATCCGCGGCGggctgccggccgccgcggtGTCCtgctggggcggcggcggcggcggcagcggcagcggtggCGTCTCGATGGTTCAGGAGACCTGCGGGAGGAGAGCGGGGAGGAGGTCGAGCCGGCGGGAGCGGGCGCCAGCCGATGGCGATGCCGACGGTGGTTCTGACCCGGGCACGGCCACGGCagggccaccggcggcggcgtggtgctGCATGTGCCCTGGCGGGGACTGCTCGCTGGAGCCCAACCCGAGCGCCAACGGCAAGGAGGATCCCGGCCTCCGCTCTCTCCTGGAGCGCAACGACTTCTTCTCCGCGGACTGCAACCCGCACGCCGACGTCGCCCCCGTCGCCGACGCTTCCTCGCCGTAG
- the LOC112887541 gene encoding AP-3 complex subunit mu isoform X2, with protein sequence MLQCIFLLSDSGEVMVEKQMVGHRVDRAICGWFWDYVLAHAAGDPSKVVVSPTHYLFQIYRNGVTFLACTQVEMPPLMAIEFLSRVADVLTDYLGDLNEDIIKDNFVIVYQVLDEMMDNGFPLTTEPNILKEMIAPPNIVNKMLNVVTGKSSTLGSKLPDAAASFVPWRSTVVKDASNEVYVNIVEELDACVNRQGVLVKCEAYGEVQVNCSLPGVPELTMSFANPTIINDVTFHPCVRFRPWESNQVLSFVPPDGKFKLMSYRVKKLKKTPIYVKPQLTSDSGNCRVSVMVGIRNDPGKPIDSITVQFQLPPLIVSADLTANHGTVDILADKTCLWTIGQIPKDRAPVLSGNLRLEEGLAQLHTLPTFQVKFKIMGVALSGLQIDKLEVKSTPSAPYKGFRAQTQAGKYEVRS encoded by the exons ATGCTGCAGTGCATCTTCCTCCTCTCCGATTCCGG GGAGGTGATGGTGGAGAAGCAGATGGTGGGGCACCGCGTGGACCGCGCCATCTGCGGCTGGTTCTGGGACTACGTCCTCGCCCACGCGGCCGGCGACCCGTCCAAA GTTGTGGTGTCACCAACACATTACTTGTTTCAAATATATCGCAATGGTGTAACGTTCTTGGCATGCACCCAAGTGGAGATGCCCCCACTGATGGCTATTGAG TTTCTCTCTCGTGTAGCTGATGTCTTGACAGATTATCTTGGAGATCTGAATGAAGACATAATCAAGGACAACTTTGTAATTGTATATCAG GTTTTAGATGAGATGATGGACAATGGTTTTCCACTTACAACTGAGCCAAACATCTTGAAAGAGATGATTGCCCCACCTAATATTGTGAACAAAATGTTGAATGTTGTGACTGGTAAAAGTTCTACTCTTGGCAGCAAACTTCCAGATGCAGCTGCTTCTTTTGTACCTTGGCGATCAACAGTAGTCAAGGATGCGAGCAATGAAGTCTACGTTAACATAGTTGAGGAACTTGATGCATGTGTAAACAG ACAGGGGGTTCTAGTGAAATGTGAAGCATATGGTGAAGTTCAAGTAAACTGCAGCCTCCCAGGTGTACCAGAATTGACTATGTCATTTGCAAACCCTACAATTATCAATGATGTTACTTTCCACCCCTGTGTCCGATTCAGGCCTTGGGAGTCAAATCAGGTCCTATCATTTGTTCCCCCCGATGGGAAGTTCAAGCTCATGAGTTACAG GGTTAAGAAATTGAAGAAGACACCCATTTATGTGAAACCACAGCTGACATCAGATTCTGGGAATTGCCGTGTTAGTGTGATGGTGGGGATCCGAAATGATCCTGGGAAACCCATTGATTCTATAACAGTCCAGTTTCAATTGCCCCCTCTTATAGTTTCTGCAGATTTGACTGCAAACCATGGCACAGTTGACATCCTTGCTGACAAG ACTTGTCTCTGGACAATTGGGCAGATACCAAAAGATAGAGCACCAGTGCTCTCTGGAAATTTACGTCTAGAAGAAGGACTTGCTCAGTTGCATACACTGCCAACATTTCAGGTGAAGTTTAAGATTATGGGAGTTGCTCTATCTGGTCTTCAAATTGATAAGCTGGAGGTGAAAAGCACGCCTAGTGCTCCATACAAAGGTTTTAGAGCCCAGACCCAAGCTGGAAAATATGAGGTCAGATCATAG
- the LOC112887541 gene encoding AP-3 complex subunit mu isoform X1, producing the protein MLQCIFLLSDSGEVMVEKQMVGHRVDRAICGWFWDYVLAHAAGDPSKILQVVVSPTHYLFQIYRNGVTFLACTQVEMPPLMAIEFLSRVADVLTDYLGDLNEDIIKDNFVIVYQVLDEMMDNGFPLTTEPNILKEMIAPPNIVNKMLNVVTGKSSTLGSKLPDAAASFVPWRSTVVKDASNEVYVNIVEELDACVNRQGVLVKCEAYGEVQVNCSLPGVPELTMSFANPTIINDVTFHPCVRFRPWESNQVLSFVPPDGKFKLMSYRVKKLKKTPIYVKPQLTSDSGNCRVSVMVGIRNDPGKPIDSITVQFQLPPLIVSADLTANHGTVDILADKTCLWTIGQIPKDRAPVLSGNLRLEEGLAQLHTLPTFQVKFKIMGVALSGLQIDKLEVKSTPSAPYKGFRAQTQAGKYEVRS; encoded by the exons ATGCTGCAGTGCATCTTCCTCCTCTCCGATTCCGG GGAGGTGATGGTGGAGAAGCAGATGGTGGGGCACCGCGTGGACCGCGCCATCTGCGGCTGGTTCTGGGACTACGTCCTCGCCCACGCGGCCGGCGACCCGTCCAAA ATCTTGCAGGTTGTGGTGTCACCAACACATTACTTGTTTCAAATATATCGCAATGGTGTAACGTTCTTGGCATGCACCCAAGTGGAGATGCCCCCACTGATGGCTATTGAG TTTCTCTCTCGTGTAGCTGATGTCTTGACAGATTATCTTGGAGATCTGAATGAAGACATAATCAAGGACAACTTTGTAATTGTATATCAG GTTTTAGATGAGATGATGGACAATGGTTTTCCACTTACAACTGAGCCAAACATCTTGAAAGAGATGATTGCCCCACCTAATATTGTGAACAAAATGTTGAATGTTGTGACTGGTAAAAGTTCTACTCTTGGCAGCAAACTTCCAGATGCAGCTGCTTCTTTTGTACCTTGGCGATCAACAGTAGTCAAGGATGCGAGCAATGAAGTCTACGTTAACATAGTTGAGGAACTTGATGCATGTGTAAACAG ACAGGGGGTTCTAGTGAAATGTGAAGCATATGGTGAAGTTCAAGTAAACTGCAGCCTCCCAGGTGTACCAGAATTGACTATGTCATTTGCAAACCCTACAATTATCAATGATGTTACTTTCCACCCCTGTGTCCGATTCAGGCCTTGGGAGTCAAATCAGGTCCTATCATTTGTTCCCCCCGATGGGAAGTTCAAGCTCATGAGTTACAG GGTTAAGAAATTGAAGAAGACACCCATTTATGTGAAACCACAGCTGACATCAGATTCTGGGAATTGCCGTGTTAGTGTGATGGTGGGGATCCGAAATGATCCTGGGAAACCCATTGATTCTATAACAGTCCAGTTTCAATTGCCCCCTCTTATAGTTTCTGCAGATTTGACTGCAAACCATGGCACAGTTGACATCCTTGCTGACAAG ACTTGTCTCTGGACAATTGGGCAGATACCAAAAGATAGAGCACCAGTGCTCTCTGGAAATTTACGTCTAGAAGAAGGACTTGCTCAGTTGCATACACTGCCAACATTTCAGGTGAAGTTTAAGATTATGGGAGTTGCTCTATCTGGTCTTCAAATTGATAAGCTGGAGGTGAAAAGCACGCCTAGTGCTCCATACAAAGGTTTTAGAGCCCAGACCCAAGCTGGAAAATATGAGGTCAGATCATAG
- the LOC112887541 gene encoding AP-3 complex subunit mu isoform X3, translated as MVDAMQVVVSPTHYLFQIYRNGVTFLACTQVEMPPLMAIEFLSRVADVLTDYLGDLNEDIIKDNFVIVYQVLDEMMDNGFPLTTEPNILKEMIAPPNIVNKMLNVVTGKSSTLGSKLPDAAASFVPWRSTVVKDASNEVYVNIVEELDACVNRQGVLVKCEAYGEVQVNCSLPGVPELTMSFANPTIINDVTFHPCVRFRPWESNQVLSFVPPDGKFKLMSYRVKKLKKTPIYVKPQLTSDSGNCRVSVMVGIRNDPGKPIDSITVQFQLPPLIVSADLTANHGTVDILADKTCLWTIGQIPKDRAPVLSGNLRLEEGLAQLHTLPTFQVKFKIMGVALSGLQIDKLEVKSTPSAPYKGFRAQTQAGKYEVRS; from the exons ATGGTGGATGCAATGCAA GTTGTGGTGTCACCAACACATTACTTGTTTCAAATATATCGCAATGGTGTAACGTTCTTGGCATGCACCCAAGTGGAGATGCCCCCACTGATGGCTATTGAG TTTCTCTCTCGTGTAGCTGATGTCTTGACAGATTATCTTGGAGATCTGAATGAAGACATAATCAAGGACAACTTTGTAATTGTATATCAG GTTTTAGATGAGATGATGGACAATGGTTTTCCACTTACAACTGAGCCAAACATCTTGAAAGAGATGATTGCCCCACCTAATATTGTGAACAAAATGTTGAATGTTGTGACTGGTAAAAGTTCTACTCTTGGCAGCAAACTTCCAGATGCAGCTGCTTCTTTTGTACCTTGGCGATCAACAGTAGTCAAGGATGCGAGCAATGAAGTCTACGTTAACATAGTTGAGGAACTTGATGCATGTGTAAACAG ACAGGGGGTTCTAGTGAAATGTGAAGCATATGGTGAAGTTCAAGTAAACTGCAGCCTCCCAGGTGTACCAGAATTGACTATGTCATTTGCAAACCCTACAATTATCAATGATGTTACTTTCCACCCCTGTGTCCGATTCAGGCCTTGGGAGTCAAATCAGGTCCTATCATTTGTTCCCCCCGATGGGAAGTTCAAGCTCATGAGTTACAG GGTTAAGAAATTGAAGAAGACACCCATTTATGTGAAACCACAGCTGACATCAGATTCTGGGAATTGCCGTGTTAGTGTGATGGTGGGGATCCGAAATGATCCTGGGAAACCCATTGATTCTATAACAGTCCAGTTTCAATTGCCCCCTCTTATAGTTTCTGCAGATTTGACTGCAAACCATGGCACAGTTGACATCCTTGCTGACAAG ACTTGTCTCTGGACAATTGGGCAGATACCAAAAGATAGAGCACCAGTGCTCTCTGGAAATTTACGTCTAGAAGAAGGACTTGCTCAGTTGCATACACTGCCAACATTTCAGGTGAAGTTTAAGATTATGGGAGTTGCTCTATCTGGTCTTCAAATTGATAAGCTGGAGGTGAAAAGCACGCCTAGTGCTCCATACAAAGGTTTTAGAGCCCAGACCCAAGCTGGAAAATATGAGGTCAGATCATAG
- the LOC112887544 gene encoding mitochondrial fission 1 protein A-like: MEAKMGRFFESVGNFFTGGDNIPWCDRDIIAGCERELADAATEEQRNDSLMRLSWALVHSRQTDDVNRGIIMLEASLDNSGSPLQTREKLYLLAVGHYRNGDYSKSRQLVERCLQIQPDWRQAISLKKAIEDKIAKDGLIGIGIATTAVGLLVGGIAAAVARKK, translated from the exons ATGGAGGCGAAGATGGGGCGCTTCTTCGAGTCCGTGGGCAACTTCTTCACCGGCGGCGACAACATCCCCTGGTGCGACCGCGACATCATCGCT GGATGTGAAAGGGAGCTTGCCGATGCTGCAACTGAAGAGCAGAGGAATGATAGCCTtatgaggctttcttgggcccTTGTGCACTCCAGGCAGACGGACGATGTAAACCGTGGAATTATCATGCTTGAAG CTTCTTTGGATAATTCAGGCAGTCCTCTGCAGACTAGGGAAAAGCTGTACTTGTTGGCTGTTGGGCACTACAGGAATGGTGACTACTCAAAAAGCCGGCAACTTGTGGAACGCTGTTTGCAG ATTCAACCTGATTGGAGGCAGGCTATTTCTCTGAAGAAAGCAATAGAAGATAAAATTGCCAAAG ATGGTCTTATTGGAATAGGAATTGCGACAACTGCTGTAGGACTTCTGGTTGGTGGAATTGCAGCTGCTGTTGCCAGAAAGAAGTAA
- the LOC112887542 gene encoding annexin D3: MCCWCSCLECIHNIPPLNLLFPHFSDRALPAGEEGAAVSMASISVPNPVPPATEDAENIRKAVQGWGTDEKALIDILGRRTAAQRAEIALAYEGLYNETLLDRLHSELSGDFRSAMMLWTMDPAARDAKLAHKALKKKGDRHVWVLIEVACASSPDHLVAVRKAYCAAYSASLEEDVAACPLYKDPLKQFLVRLVSSYRYSGELVDDELARAEAAELHDAVVARKQTLHGDVVRIVSSRSKPQLKATFERFRQEHGKAIDDVLEELRSDQLAAMLKTAVWCLASPEKHFAEVIRSSIVGLGTDEESLTRAIVSRAEVDMKKVKEEYKVRYRKTVTGDVNGDTSGYYNGILLTLVGPE; this comes from the exons ATGTGTTGCTGGTGCTCCTGCCTGGAGTGCATCCATAACATCCCTCCCCTCAACCTCCTCTTCCCCCACTTCTCCGACCGAGCTCTCCCAGCCGGGGAAGAAGGTGCAGCCGTCTCCATGGCCTCCATCTCGGTTCCCAACCCGGTCCCTCCCGCGACAGAAGACGCCGAGAACATTAGGAAAGCGGTGCAAG GATGGGGCACGGACGAGAAGGCGCTGATCGATATACTGGGCCGCCGGACGGCGGCGCAGCGCGCGGAGATCGCCTTGGCCTACGAGGGCCTCTACAACGAGACGCTCCTCGACCGGCTCCACTCCGAGCTCTCCGGCGACTTCCGG AGCGCGATGATGCTGTGGACCATGGACCCGGCGGCGCGTGACGCCAAGCTCGCCCACAAGGCCCTGAAGAAGAAGGGCGACCGGCACGTGTGGGTGCTCATCGAGGTTGCCTGCGCGTCGTCGCCGGACCACCTCGTCGCCGTCAGGAAGGCCTACTGCGCCGCCTACTCGGCGTCCCTCGAGGAGGACGTCGCCGCGTGCCCGCTCTACAAGGACCCCCTCAAGCAG TTCTTGGTGCGGCTCGTGAGCTCCTACCGGTACTCCGGCGAGCTCGTCGACGACGAGCTGGCGAGGGCGGAGGCCGCGGAGCTGCACGACGCGGTGGTGGCCAGGAAGCAGACGCTGCACGGCGACGTCGTGCGCATCGTCAGCTCGAGGAGCAAGCCGCAGCTGAAGGCGACGTTCGAGCGGTTCAGGCAGGAGCACGGCAAGGCCATCGACGACGTCCTCGAGGAACTCCGCAGCGACCAGCTCGCGGCGATGCTGAAGACCGCGGTGTGGTGCTTGGCATCACCCGAGAAGCATTTCGCAGAG GTGATCCGGAGCTCCATTGTCGGGCTCGGCACCGACGAGGAGTCGCTGACGAGGGCGATCGTCTCGCGTGCTGAGGTCGACATGAAGAAGGTGAAGGAGGAGTACAAGGTGAGGTACCGCAAGACGGTCACCGGCGATGTCAACGGCGACACGTCCGGCTACTACAATGGCATCCTGCTCACCCTAGTGGGGCCCGAGTAA
- the LOC112883858 gene encoding annexin D4, translated as MGDEVQQLTRAFSGLGGLGVDEPAMVSALARWRRQPEKRSGFRKGFPGFFTSHGEMDRCEEEYMLHLAAEFARFKNLMVLWAMHPWERDARLAHHVLHQHHPAAIVVEVACTRSADELLGARRAYQALYHHSLEEDVAYRARDKPYCNLLVGLVSAYRYEGPRVNEEVARAEAKALGAAVKSAGGRLAENDDVVRILSTRSKPHLVETFRYYKEIHGRRIEEDLSHGKEETLLEAVLCLAAPAKYFSQVVEVALRDGADHHEKDALTRVAVTRSDHDMDEIRAAYQEQFGAKLEDAIAAKAHGHYRDALLSLVGAHHQQ; from the exons ATGGGCGACGAAGTTCAGCAACTCACCAGGGCCTTCTCAG GCCTGGGCGGGCTCGGCGTGGACGAGCCGGCGATGGTCTCGGCGCTGGCGCGGTGGCGCAGGCAGCCGGAGAAGCGGTCGGGCTTCCGGAAGGGCTTCCCGGGCTTCTTCACGAGCCACGGCGAGATGGACCGGTGCGAGGAGGAGTACATGCTGCACCTGGCCGCCGAGTTCGCGCGGTTCAAGAACCTGATGGTGCTGTGGGCGATGCACCCGTGGGAGCGCGACGCGCGGCTGGCGCACCACGtcctccaccagcaccaccccGCCGCCATCGTCGTGGAGGTCGCCTGCACGCGCtccgccgacgagctcctcggcGCGCGCCGCGCGTACCAGGCGCTCTACCACCACTCCCTCGAGGAGGACGTGGCCTACCGCGCCAGGGACAAGCCCTACTGCAAC CTGCTGGTGGGGCTTGTGAGCGCGTACCGGTACGAGGGGCCCCGGGTGAacgaggaggtggcgcgggcggaggcCAAGGCGCTGGGCGCGGCGGTGAAGAGCGCCGGCGGGAGGCTGGCGGAGAACGACGACGTGGTCCGGATCCTGAGCACCAGGAGCAAGCCCCACCTGGTggagaccttcaggtactacaAGGAGATCCACGGCAGGCGCATCGAGGAGGATCTCAGCCACGGCAAGGAGGAGACCCTGCTGGAGGCCGTGCTgtgcctcgccgcgccggccaaGTACTTCAGCCAG GTGGTGGAGGTGGCGCTGAGGGACGGGGCGGACCACCACGAGAAGGATGCCCTGACGCGGGTGGCGGTGACGCGGTCGGACCACGACATGGACGAGATCAGGGCGGCCTACCAGGAGCAGTTCGGGGCCAAGCTGGAGGACGCCATCGCGGCCAAGGCGCACGGCCACTACAGGGACGCGCTGCTCTCGCTGGTGGGCGCGCACCACCAGCAGTGA